One part of the Segnochrobactrum spirostomi genome encodes these proteins:
- a CDS encoding adenylate/guanylate cyclase domain-containing protein, which produces MFEEDGGTAGDACQRALDAAQTALASVHSGALDDDSIRFGIALHYGDAAYGNVGSGDRLDFTVVGRDVNVAARISALCSALGRPLLASAEFVAQVVPAFHSCGAHPAHGLDGLLEVFEPIETVAVAVAV; this is translated from the coding sequence GTGTTCGAGGAGGACGGCGGCACCGCGGGCGACGCGTGCCAGCGCGCGCTCGACGCCGCCCAGACCGCGCTCGCCTCGGTGCACAGCGGCGCGCTCGACGACGATTCGATCCGTTTCGGCATCGCGCTTCATTATGGCGACGCGGCCTACGGCAATGTGGGCTCGGGAGATCGGCTCGATTTCACGGTGGTCGGCCGCGACGTCAACGTCGCAGCCCGCATCTCGGCGCTCTGCAGCGCCCTCGGCCGGCCGCTGCTGGCGTCGGCCGAGTTCGTGGCGCAGGTCGTTCCGGCGTTCCACAGTTGCGGTGCCCATCCGGCCCATGGTCTCGACGGGCTCCTCGAAGTGTTCGAGCCCATCGAGACGGTGGCGGTCGCCGTCGCGGTCTGA
- a CDS encoding adenylate/guanylate cyclase domain-containing protein has protein sequence MNTIDEQARTISDWLIREGRFLVPTAMIESLGWRLRAAGLVVDRMSFSLRVLSANVLALAPMWRPNMPLELRTFDYVDRDAGYYDRSPFRAVRESGEPLALDLDVTPDEMFGIIPELKADGYRAYAVAPISFSDGNFNALTLASRDRDGLKDAIPMLNAIGPALASVLEIFTSKRVLRELLSTYVGRGPANQIISGTTHRGEVTRIRAAILFADLRGFTAMTSALPPEATADILNRYYDLVVPEIAARGANF, from the coding sequence ATGAACACGATCGACGAGCAGGCGAGGACCATCTCCGATTGGCTCATTCGGGAAGGGCGCTTTCTCGTCCCGACCGCGATGATCGAGTCGCTCGGATGGCGGCTCAGGGCCGCCGGGCTCGTCGTCGATCGGATGTCGTTCTCGCTTCGGGTGCTGTCGGCGAACGTCCTGGCGCTCGCACCGATGTGGCGGCCGAACATGCCGCTCGAGCTCAGAACCTTCGATTATGTCGATCGCGACGCGGGCTATTATGACCGCAGCCCGTTCCGCGCCGTTCGCGAGAGCGGCGAACCGCTCGCCCTCGACCTCGACGTCACCCCGGACGAGATGTTCGGCATCATCCCGGAGCTCAAGGCCGACGGGTACCGCGCCTACGCCGTGGCGCCGATTTCGTTCTCCGACGGCAATTTCAACGCGCTCACCCTCGCGAGCCGTGACCGAGACGGTCTCAAGGACGCGATCCCGATGCTGAACGCGATCGGCCCGGCGCTCGCGAGCGTGCTCGAGATCTTCACGAGCAAGCGGGTCCTGCGCGAATTGTTGTCGACCTATGTCGGCCGTGGGCCGGCGAACCAGATCATCTCCGGCACCACCCACCGCGGTGAGGTCACGCGCATCCGCGCCGCGATCCTGTTCGCCGATCTGCGCGGCTTCACCGCGATGACGAGCGCACTGCCGCCTGAGGCGACCGCCGACATCCTCAACCGCTATTACGATCTCGTCGTGCCGGAGATCGCGGCGCGGGGGGCGAACTTCTGA
- a CDS encoding DUF3095 domain-containing protein produces the protein MQTATPSIRTYCDPFYAGLVEFDGFGRITETALYKPLPAGWVVGATDVVSSTGAIDRGHYKIVNTAGAAVIAALSNALDHCEFPYVFGGDGASFALPGHHADTARRALAATSAWARDELGLDLRAALTTIEEIRADGADVRIARFAASADVSYAMFSGGGLAFLEREMKRGRFAVPPAAPGTAPDLSNLSCRFDEIPAAHEVIVSFIFVPAERADPKAFSERVDDILNMIAASDEAEQPMSEAPAVGWPPAGLEAEARALRSRGWPLWLRRAAVGVRSLLSYFAIRHLKRIGPFDAGVYLRQIHDNSDFRKYDDGLKMTLDCTARFADALEARLREAADSGLARYGLHRQAAALMTCFVPSPLRPDHVHFIDGAAGGYASAARSLKA, from the coding sequence GTGCAGACCGCGACGCCGTCGATCCGCACTTATTGCGACCCTTTCTATGCGGGTTTGGTCGAATTCGACGGCTTCGGCCGCATCACGGAGACCGCGCTCTACAAGCCGCTGCCGGCGGGCTGGGTGGTGGGCGCCACCGACGTGGTCTCCTCCACCGGGGCCATCGACCGCGGCCATTACAAGATTGTGAACACGGCGGGCGCAGCGGTCATCGCGGCACTCTCCAACGCGCTCGACCATTGCGAATTCCCATATGTTTTCGGCGGCGACGGGGCGAGCTTCGCCTTGCCGGGCCATCATGCCGACACGGCACGCAGGGCGCTGGCCGCAACCTCGGCTTGGGCGCGGGACGAACTCGGCCTCGATCTGCGCGCGGCACTCACCACCATCGAGGAAATCCGGGCCGACGGCGCCGACGTCCGCATCGCTCGCTTCGCCGCCTCCGCCGACGTCAGCTATGCGATGTTCTCCGGCGGCGGCCTCGCCTTCCTCGAGCGCGAGATGAAGCGCGGCCGCTTCGCCGTGCCGCCGGCCGCGCCGGGGACGGCGCCGGACCTGTCGAACCTCTCCTGCCGCTTCGACGAGATTCCGGCGGCGCACGAGGTGATCGTCTCGTTCATTTTCGTCCCGGCCGAGCGCGCCGATCCGAAGGCGTTCTCCGAGCGCGTCGACGACATCCTGAACATGATCGCCGCGAGCGACGAGGCGGAACAGCCCATGAGCGAGGCGCCGGCCGTGGGCTGGCCGCCCGCCGGCCTCGAGGCCGAGGCGCGGGCCCTGCGGTCGCGCGGTTGGCCACTCTGGCTGCGCCGCGCCGCGGTCGGCGTACGCTCGCTCCTGTCCTATTTCGCGATCAGGCACCTGAAGCGGATCGGCCCGTTCGACGCCGGCGTCTATCTCCGGCAGATCCACGACAATTCCGATTTCCGCAAATATGACGACGGGCTCAAGATGACGCTCGATTGCACCGCGCGTTTCGCCGACGCGCTGGAGGCGCGATTGCGGGAAGCTGCCGATTCCGGTTTGGCGCGCTATGGCCTGCATCGTCAGGCGGCAGCGCTGATGACTTGCTTCGTGCCCTCGCCGCTGCGCCCGGACCACGTCCATTTCATCGATGGCGCCGCAGGCGGTTACGCCTCGGCGGCCCGCTCCCTCAAGGCATAG
- a CDS encoding SIMPL domain-containing protein, producing the protein MTRYRTRSIGRLVTSVPRSLALAAALAVLAPLAATSAMADDDIRVVGQADISVTPDIAVVTGGVTTEALTARAALDANTKAIADVISALKAAGIDAADIQTSAFRIYPRYAERTNDGKTPALLGYGVDNQVRVKVRDLPKLGGLLDVMVSAGANEIQGVNYIVSDADKKLDEARRDAIADARRKAELYAQAANVRLGKVDHICEGCSTDSPGPAMMKMDAMPAPVPTEPGQTTLHVDVIVTFDIDNDND; encoded by the coding sequence ATGACACGATACAGGACACGATCCATCGGCCGTCTGGTCACGTCTGTCCCGCGCAGCCTCGCCCTGGCGGCGGCGCTCGCGGTCCTCGCTCCCCTCGCCGCCACGTCCGCGATGGCCGACGACGACATCAGGGTGGTCGGGCAAGCGGATATCTCCGTCACGCCGGATATCGCCGTCGTCACCGGCGGCGTGACCACCGAGGCTCTGACGGCCCGCGCCGCCCTCGACGCCAACACGAAGGCGATCGCCGACGTCATCTCGGCGCTGAAGGCGGCGGGCATCGACGCCGCCGACATCCAGACGAGCGCCTTCCGCATCTATCCGCGCTATGCCGAGCGGACCAACGACGGCAAGACGCCGGCGCTCCTCGGCTACGGGGTGGACAATCAGGTCCGGGTCAAGGTGCGGGACCTGCCGAAACTCGGCGGTCTGCTCGACGTGATGGTCAGCGCCGGCGCCAACGAGATCCAGGGCGTCAACTATATCGTCTCCGACGCCGACAAGAAGCTCGACGAAGCCCGCCGCGACGCGATCGCCGACGCCCGCCGCAAGGCGGAACTCTATGCTCAGGCGGCGAATGTCCGGCTCGGCAAGGTCGATCACATTTGCGAAGGCTGCAGCACCGACAGCCCGGGCCCCGCGATGATGAAGATGGATGCCATGCCGGCACCAGTCCCCACGGAGCCCGGCCAGACGACGTTGCATGTCGACGTGATCGTCACGTTCGACATCGACAACGACAACGACTGA
- a CDS encoding MarR family winged helix-turn-helix transcriptional regulator has protein sequence MARLWRREADRTLASSGVSQATALPLVVLARMGEHVRQGALADELGIEGPSLVRLIDQLEAEGIVERRECAGDRRAKLLHITPAGHKKVEEVEAVLNKVRVRLLGAVSEADLATTVRVLQVIEAEILAAETDRD, from the coding sequence ATGGCACGGCTGTGGCGGCGCGAAGCCGACCGCACGCTGGCGAGCTCCGGCGTCTCGCAGGCGACCGCGCTGCCGCTCGTCGTTCTGGCGCGGATGGGCGAGCATGTGCGCCAGGGTGCGCTTGCGGACGAGCTCGGCATCGAAGGCCCCTCCCTCGTCCGGCTCATCGATCAGCTCGAAGCCGAGGGTATCGTCGAACGGCGCGAATGTGCGGGTGACCGACGCGCGAAGCTCCTGCATATTACACCCGCAGGTCACAAGAAGGTCGAAGAGGTCGAGGCCGTCCTCAACAAGGTGCGTGTGCGCCTGCTCGGGGCGGTTTCCGAAGCCGATCTCGCGACCACCGTACGCGTGCTCCAAGTGATCGAAGCCGAGATCCTCGCCGCCGAGACCGATAGGGACTGA
- a CDS encoding methyl-accepting chemotaxis protein — protein MITNMSIRAKIALAFGIILLANLIAGGAILLSNDTVRKNVDWTIHTYQVLGEADLLLSSMVDQETGLRGFIITGNEANLDPLKAGTAAFDEHWTKLKDLTSDNPAQQKRLDAIREDAEAWQKNVSGVAIALRRTPGSETKAGDLERTGAGKQYFDKIRKAIADMKGMEASLLGARSDAMASAQWTIIASVVVSVLTIIVLAIAAAYVLNRMIAVPLRGAVDVMDKLRNEDYGVQVADTERKDEIGLVNKALVVFRDGLAAAAKVRQEQAAREEIERRQLAKREQLAGAFVERMQQLATGFAESSSEVAGAARNLSATAEETSRQAQAVSSAAEEAASNVETVAASSEEMAASVKEINVQVTHSTTVTETAFSEAEASNQRITELATAAAAIGDVINLIKGIADQTNLLALNATIESARAGEAGKGFAVVAAEVKQLAGQTAKATDEISAKVSEIQQATDGTVKSMSEIVRVIANIKEIAATIASAVEEQGSTTHEIARNCQQAAMGATNVTQNISSVGRSAEMTGAASTQLMTLSGGLSTQAADLRHVVSDFVRDFAAA, from the coding sequence ATGATCACGAATATGTCCATTCGAGCCAAGATTGCGCTCGCCTTCGGCATAATCCTCCTCGCCAATCTGATCGCGGGCGGCGCGATCCTTCTGTCCAACGATACAGTGAGGAAGAACGTCGACTGGACGATCCACACCTACCAAGTGCTCGGAGAAGCGGACCTGCTTCTCAGCTCGATGGTCGATCAGGAGACGGGCCTTCGCGGCTTCATCATCACAGGCAACGAAGCAAACCTCGATCCGCTGAAGGCCGGGACCGCGGCGTTCGACGAGCATTGGACCAAGCTCAAGGATCTGACCAGCGACAACCCCGCCCAGCAGAAGCGTCTCGATGCGATCCGTGAAGACGCGGAAGCTTGGCAGAAGAACGTCTCGGGGGTGGCCATCGCCCTGCGGCGGACGCCGGGCTCCGAGACCAAGGCGGGCGACCTCGAGCGGACCGGCGCCGGCAAGCAGTACTTCGATAAGATCCGCAAAGCCATCGCCGACATGAAGGGCATGGAAGCCTCGCTGCTCGGTGCGCGCTCCGACGCCATGGCATCCGCTCAGTGGACCATCATCGCCTCCGTCGTGGTCTCGGTGCTCACCATCATCGTCCTCGCCATCGCCGCCGCCTACGTCCTCAACAGGATGATCGCGGTGCCGCTGCGCGGCGCGGTCGACGTCATGGACAAGCTGCGCAACGAGGATTACGGCGTCCAGGTCGCTGACACCGAGCGCAAGGACGAGATCGGTCTCGTGAACAAGGCGCTCGTCGTGTTCCGCGACGGTCTCGCTGCTGCCGCGAAGGTGCGCCAGGAGCAGGCGGCCCGGGAGGAGATCGAACGGCGCCAGCTCGCGAAACGCGAACAGCTCGCGGGCGCCTTCGTGGAGCGCATGCAGCAACTCGCGACGGGCTTTGCCGAATCCTCCTCGGAAGTCGCCGGGGCCGCGCGCAACCTGTCGGCCACGGCCGAGGAAACGTCGCGGCAGGCACAAGCGGTGTCGTCCGCGGCCGAGGAAGCCGCCTCGAATGTCGAGACGGTCGCCGCCTCGTCGGAAGAAATGGCCGCCTCCGTCAAGGAGATCAACGTCCAGGTCACCCATTCGACCACCGTTACGGAGACCGCCTTCAGCGAAGCCGAGGCGTCGAACCAGCGCATCACCGAGCTCGCGACCGCGGCGGCGGCCATCGGCGACGTCATCAACCTCATCAAGGGCATCGCCGATCAGACCAACCTGCTCGCCCTGAACGCGACCATCGAATCGGCCCGTGCGGGCGAGGCCGGCAAGGGGTTCGCCGTCGTCGCCGCCGAAGTGAAGCAGCTCGCCGGACAGACCGCCAAGGCGACGGACGAAATCTCCGCCAAGGTGAGCGAGATCCAGCAGGCGACCGACGGTACCGTGAAGTCGATGTCGGAGATCGTGCGCGTGATCGCCAACATCAAGGAAATCGCCGCGACGATCGCGAGCGCGGTCGAGGAGCAGGGCTCCACGACCCACGAGATCGCCCGCAACTGCCAGCAGGCGGCGATGGGCGCCACCAACGTGACGCAGAACATCTCGAGCGTCGGCCGGTCGGCCGAGATGACGGGCGCGGCCTCCACGCAGCTCATGACGCTGTCCGGCGGCCTGTCCACCCAGGCCGCGGATCTGCGCCATGTCGTGTCGGACTTCGTGCGCGACTTCGCCGCCGCTTGA